A single genomic interval of Brevibacillus brevis harbors:
- a CDS encoding aminotransferase class I/II-fold pyridoxal phosphate-dependent enzyme, translating into MRQMKTPLFSGLLEHANRNPIQFHIPGHKKGMGMHPAFREFIGDNALSIDLINIAPLDDLHHPKAMIKEAQDLAAEAFGADHTFFSVQGTSGAIMAMIMATCSPGDKIIVPRNVHKSIMSAIIFAGAIPIFIHPAMDERLGISHGITVKAVQKALEAHPDAAALLVINPTYFGIAGDLREIVRAAHNYEIPVLVDEAHGVHIHFHEELPISAMQAGADMAATSVHKLGGSLTQTSILNVREGLVDVDRVKTVMSMLTTTSTSYIFLASLDMARQHLALNGKMLADQAMELAAKARDMINEIPRIYCVGKEILGKPATFAMDPTKLLIHVRDLGITGWEVENWLRDKYNIEVEMSDLYNILCFVTAGDTEESIRTLVNGLRDLSVEFSHVQAEDKPTISLPNIPVLSTTPRDAFYAETETIPLVEAAGRVITEFIMVYPPGIPIFLPGEVITEENIAYIQENIRVGLPVQGPEDETLKTIKVVKRQTAISG; encoded by the coding sequence GTGAGACAAATGAAAACTCCTTTGTTCAGCGGGTTGTTGGAGCACGCCAACCGGAACCCGATTCAATTTCACATTCCGGGCCATAAGAAGGGTATGGGTATGCATCCGGCATTTCGCGAGTTCATCGGGGACAACGCTCTTTCGATAGACCTCATCAACATTGCGCCATTGGATGACTTGCATCACCCGAAGGCAATGATTAAAGAAGCACAAGATTTGGCAGCCGAGGCATTCGGCGCTGACCATACATTTTTTTCCGTGCAAGGTACAAGCGGTGCCATCATGGCAATGATTATGGCGACCTGCAGTCCTGGTGACAAAATTATCGTACCGCGTAACGTACACAAATCGATTATGTCGGCGATTATTTTCGCTGGAGCAATCCCAATCTTTATTCACCCTGCCATGGACGAGCGTCTGGGTATTTCTCACGGGATCACAGTGAAGGCCGTACAAAAAGCATTGGAAGCTCATCCTGATGCTGCTGCCCTGTTGGTGATTAACCCAACGTACTTCGGTATTGCAGGTGACCTGCGCGAGATCGTGCGGGCTGCGCATAACTATGAAATTCCTGTCTTGGTAGACGAAGCTCATGGTGTGCATATTCATTTTCATGAGGAACTGCCGATTTCGGCCATGCAAGCAGGTGCCGACATGGCAGCGACCAGCGTACACAAGCTGGGTGGCTCTTTGACCCAAACCTCGATCTTGAATGTACGGGAAGGGCTCGTCGATGTCGATCGGGTGAAAACGGTCATGAGTATGCTCACGACGACTTCGACTTCCTACATCTTCCTCGCGTCTTTGGACATGGCGCGTCAGCATCTGGCCCTCAACGGGAAAATGCTCGCGGATCAAGCGATGGAACTGGCAGCAAAAGCACGTGATATGATTAACGAAATCCCGCGCATCTACTGCGTTGGCAAGGAAATTCTTGGAAAGCCTGCGACTTTTGCGATGGACCCAACCAAGCTCCTCATCCACGTACGCGATCTTGGAATCACTGGATGGGAAGTCGAGAACTGGCTGCGTGACAAGTACAACATTGAAGTAGAGATGAGCGATTTGTACAACATCCTCTGCTTTGTTACTGCGGGAGATACGGAAGAATCCATCCGTACGCTGGTAAATGGCTTGCGCGATCTGTCTGTTGAATTTTCGCACGTACAAGCAGAAGATAAGCCTACCATCTCATTGCCGAATATCCCTGTGCTGTCCACAACTCCTCGAGATGCATTCTATGCAGAAACAGAGACGATTCCGTTGGTGGAAGCAGCAGGTCGAGTCATCACTGAGTTCATCATGGTGTATCCTCCAGGCATCCCGATTTTCCTTCCTGGAGAGGTCATCACTGAGGAAAATATCGCGTACATTCAGGAAAACATCCGAGTCGGATTACCCGTACAAGGCCCTGAAGATGAGACACTAAAAACGATTAAAGTCGTAAAAAGACAAACCGCCATTTCTGGCTAA
- a CDS encoding dihydroorotate dehydrogenase, which yields MPDWSYQTMFRPLLFLMPPERARSITLQSIGTLAKIPGGSLIIEWMGHMEPPSQLSQTIGPVTFPTPVGMGAGLDLDCIAIEALSKFGFGFLELGPVSKEPIDSLGTVQRDIAAMNIHYSNPLVNNGIYTLQRRLEGATGIKIPLGVRLACQPKASLREATEELQELIDSLERFCSFFTIDSRANMGQPEWSHTAWKEHFSCLRNHTDMPLLLALPPSLTDAEALPILTAAKEAGLNGLVVAGGTIQEDSPCANNSVYITGRSSHEQAVKFVSWAREQWSDALIIGSGGILEPHDALTLLAAGANFVQLHSGLVYSGPGLPKRINEAILQIQPGTDPPQEKRSTFLFSSWIWGILLGVGMMFGGALAWMVAATTVVLPYDERFLEMSADQLALLNAQILSFMSHDRISLAGTMISIGILYSQLSYHGLRKDIHWTRTILLISGTVGFSSFFLFIGYGYFDYLHAILALVLFPMFLLALRTPAKVHLTRLPPQLHNDRDWRMALWGQLLFVIIGFGLTGAGIVISIIGVTGVFVPSDLVFLCVSADTLQSYNERLIPVIAHDRAGFGGALVSNGLAVLLISLWGIRRGEAWIWWTLFLAGIPGFVSGIGIHFTVGYVDFIHLLPAYVAVIFFLVALVLLKPYLCRT from the coding sequence ATGCCAGACTGGTCGTATCAAACGATGTTTCGGCCACTTCTCTTTCTCATGCCACCCGAGCGGGCCCGGTCTATTACCTTGCAGTCAATCGGGACTTTGGCAAAAATTCCGGGTGGTTCGCTCATCATCGAATGGATGGGACATATGGAGCCTCCCTCCCAGCTCTCCCAAACAATTGGTCCAGTCACGTTCCCTACTCCAGTCGGGATGGGTGCCGGATTAGACCTGGATTGCATCGCCATTGAAGCGCTGTCCAAATTCGGCTTCGGGTTTCTAGAGCTGGGACCTGTGTCCAAAGAACCGATTGATTCTCTCGGCACCGTTCAACGTGACATTGCCGCGATGAATATCCACTATTCAAATCCATTGGTAAATAATGGTATATATACCCTTCAGAGGCGCCTGGAGGGAGCTACTGGCATCAAAATTCCTCTCGGAGTCAGATTGGCCTGCCAACCAAAAGCCAGCCTGAGAGAAGCCACAGAAGAGCTTCAGGAGCTAATCGACAGTTTGGAGCGTTTTTGTTCGTTTTTCACTATTGATTCGCGGGCGAATATGGGACAGCCAGAATGGAGCCATACAGCGTGGAAGGAACATTTTTCCTGTTTGCGTAACCATACGGATATGCCACTCTTGCTGGCGCTCCCCCCGAGCCTGACAGATGCGGAAGCACTCCCGATTCTTACCGCGGCAAAAGAAGCAGGACTAAACGGTCTAGTTGTCGCAGGAGGCACGATTCAGGAAGATTCACCATGCGCGAATAACTCTGTTTACATCACGGGGAGGAGTTCACACGAGCAAGCTGTCAAATTTGTCTCCTGGGCACGGGAACAGTGGTCAGATGCCCTTATCATTGGATCAGGCGGCATTCTGGAGCCACATGATGCTTTGACCCTTCTTGCCGCGGGTGCCAATTTTGTGCAATTGCACAGTGGCTTGGTCTATTCTGGCCCTGGCTTGCCAAAACGAATTAACGAAGCCATTTTACAAATACAACCAGGCACTGACCCGCCTCAAGAAAAACGATCTACTTTTTTATTTTCTTCTTGGATATGGGGAATCTTGTTGGGCGTGGGCATGATGTTCGGTGGGGCACTTGCTTGGATGGTCGCCGCAACAACCGTCGTCCTCCCCTACGACGAACGCTTCCTCGAGATGTCAGCCGACCAACTTGCGCTCTTAAATGCGCAAATCCTCTCTTTTATGTCACACGATCGGATTAGTCTGGCAGGAACGATGATATCCATAGGAATTTTGTACAGTCAACTGTCTTATCATGGCCTACGCAAAGATATTCACTGGACGCGAACCATCTTGCTTATCTCCGGTACTGTTGGATTTTCCAGCTTCTTTTTATTTATTGGATACGGGTACTTCGATTACTTGCACGCGATTTTAGCGCTCGTGTTGTTCCCCATGTTTTTGCTCGCATTACGAACACCTGCAAAGGTTCATTTGACTCGCCTACCGCCTCAGCTTCACAACGATCGGGATTGGCGAATGGCTCTATGGGGACAATTGCTCTTTGTCATCATCGGATTTGGTTTGACAGGGGCTGGTATCGTTATTTCGATCATCGGCGTCACAGGTGTCTTCGTTCCTTCTGATCTCGTCTTTCTCTGTGTGTCTGCAGATACCTTGCAGTCTTACAATGAGCGATTAATTCCGGTCATTGCTCATGACCGCGCTGGCTTTGGAGGGGCATTAGTTTCGAATGGCCTGGCTGTCTTGCTGATCAGTCTTTGGGGTATCAGGAGAGGAGAAGCGTGGATTTGGTGGACATTGTTTTTAGCAGGCATTCCAGGCTTTGTTTCCGGCATAGGCATACATTTTACTGTTGGGTATGTCGATTTTATTCATCTCTTGCCCGCTTATGTCGCCGTCATTTTCTTTCTCGTGGCACTCGTACTTTTGAAGCCGTATTTATGCCGGACATAA
- a CDS encoding TolB family protein produces MKRQPIQGMLAAALLVTSLWSGTPALAYSIGDEEKIDGSQPSISSAGYDIAKKYAVWIVEGGQRVTLYNLAKGNQNEIGDKESEKTNPKVDGDYVVWMDSRDGGSDVYLYDIVKEKEIRLTSGSASVDGLEIADKNVVWTDNGDVYLHKISTGDTEIVSASGKASNPVVSSGYVAWEDDRNGNDDIYYYDIKAKEEKAAVIAKGDQGRPSIFSNQIVYEHQSAGDLYSYSISNGRIKQLTDDSNEQQNVHLYQEDYVYSDNNDLKYRELGNKSGKKIASNLYGETGPKIYGDFVLFAKKDSNKKLQLHLYDLDEKELVPIGNAGGEPKEPSAHDRYVAYVTESKKNNTVVFYDVENKKGKVVSNPEHDSVRPVVSSRYVVWYDEHEDALFSYDIRKDTQKQITHEDDDQEPSEKLYEIDGERLLWVNTAGRSEVIITDLSTGKHTEVTTVRKEPLSVDIYKNYASWVVEEGSKSASIVLYDIEEDDETEIRDNVKVEKAEIGDGFVVWSEDTGNSKTGWDLYYYNIDRQRVNPLLRYADGDQKNPQASRNMILYEDNRLSTKGKEFYYELYDFEEDSYSDIEWDDDAEMENVRIGGNRVVWVDKRDKDPYVYTVAFAPGDDDDDDEEDED; encoded by the coding sequence ATGAAGCGACAACCGATACAGGGAATGCTGGCCGCTGCACTTTTGGTCACATCTCTGTGGAGCGGGACACCAGCGCTTGCTTACAGTATTGGTGATGAAGAAAAAATAGACGGTAGTCAGCCATCAATATCCTCAGCAGGATATGATATAGCAAAAAAATATGCGGTATGGATTGTTGAGGGGGGGCAAAGAGTAACACTCTACAACCTCGCTAAAGGTAACCAGAACGAAATAGGTGACAAGGAATCTGAGAAGACAAATCCAAAGGTTGATGGAGATTACGTCGTATGGATGGATTCCCGTGATGGCGGCTCAGATGTCTATTTGTATGACATAGTAAAAGAGAAAGAAATCCGTTTGACAAGTGGTTCTGCTTCGGTCGATGGACTGGAGATTGCTGATAAAAATGTTGTTTGGACAGACAACGGCGATGTTTATCTACATAAAATTTCTACTGGGGATACAGAAATCGTATCTGCGAGTGGAAAAGCAAGCAACCCGGTGGTAAGCAGCGGTTATGTTGCTTGGGAAGATGATCGTAATGGCAATGATGACATTTATTACTATGACATCAAAGCAAAAGAGGAAAAGGCTGCCGTCATTGCTAAAGGGGATCAAGGGCGTCCTAGCATTTTCTCCAATCAAATCGTGTATGAGCACCAATCGGCTGGAGACCTCTATTCCTATTCCATCAGCAACGGTCGAATTAAGCAATTGACCGATGACAGCAACGAACAGCAAAACGTACATTTGTATCAAGAGGATTATGTCTACTCAGACAATAATGACTTGAAATATCGTGAGCTTGGCAATAAGTCTGGTAAAAAGATCGCGAGCAATCTGTACGGTGAGACCGGACCGAAAATTTATGGCGATTTCGTCCTATTCGCGAAAAAAGACAGTAACAAAAAGCTCCAACTCCACCTGTATGACCTGGACGAAAAGGAATTAGTTCCGATAGGTAATGCAGGCGGGGAACCAAAGGAGCCAAGTGCTCATGATCGTTATGTGGCGTACGTAACCGAGTCTAAAAAAAATAATACGGTCGTTTTCTATGATGTCGAAAATAAAAAAGGGAAAGTCGTCAGTAATCCAGAGCATGATTCTGTTCGCCCTGTTGTAAGCTCGCGTTATGTTGTCTGGTATGACGAGCATGAAGATGCACTCTTCTCCTACGATATTCGTAAGGATACGCAGAAGCAGATCACACATGAAGATGATGATCAAGAACCGAGTGAGAAGCTGTATGAGATTGACGGAGAGCGTCTGTTATGGGTGAATACCGCTGGCAGATCAGAAGTGATTATCACAGATCTATCGACTGGAAAGCATACGGAAGTTACGACGGTAAGAAAAGAACCATTAAGTGTTGATATTTACAAAAACTACGCTTCCTGGGTAGTGGAAGAAGGATCAAAGAGCGCAAGTATCGTTCTCTACGATATCGAAGAAGATGATGAGACTGAAATCCGCGATAACGTAAAAGTAGAGAAAGCAGAAATCGGCGATGGCTTCGTTGTTTGGAGCGAAGATACAGGCAATTCCAAAACCGGTTGGGATTTGTACTATTACAACATCGACCGTCAAAGAGTCAATCCGTTGCTTCGTTATGCGGATGGTGACCAGAAAAATCCACAGGCTTCACGCAATATGATTTTGTATGAAGACAATCGTCTGTCCACAAAAGGCAAGGAATTCTACTATGAGCTGTATGATTTCGAAGAGGATTCCTATAGCGATATTGAGTGGGATGATGATGCGGAGATGGAAAATGTCCGCATCGGTGGAAATCGCGTTGTCTGGGTCGATAAGCGTGATAAAGATCCATATGTATACACGGTAGCCTTCGCTCCGGGCGATGATGATGACGATGATGAAGAAGACGAAGACTGA
- a CDS encoding GapA-binding peptide SR1P — protein sequence MGTIVCQTCGTIIEHFECNSVKTLYAVCNCDCRPGERQEKE from the coding sequence ATGGGAACTATCGTATGTCAGACTTGCGGAACCATCATCGAGCATTTTGAATGTAATTCAGTGAAAACGCTTTATGCGGTATGCAACTGTGACTGCCGACCTGGTGAAAGACAGGAAAAAGAATAA
- a CDS encoding alpha/beta hydrolase has product MGVHKWSAKNSRGAIVLVHGTGEHHRRYEHVAAYFNQAGWDVYAEDLPGWGRSPGRRGHIQSFEDYLSRVREWTSTALADTLGEKPVLLMGHSLGGLIATRFIQTDERSKELAGLILTSPCLKLKLTVPAWKEQLAQFLDRVWPTLVMPNGITPDMVSRDEAVQAAYQNDPLNYSKVSVRWFTELNRSMEKAWEERNRIKHPVLVLQAGADTLVDADAVEQFTVGLPDRQTFERFAGLRHEILNEPEKEEVLQKIVNWLNENIPH; this is encoded by the coding sequence ATGGGTGTACATAAATGGTCGGCCAAAAATTCTCGGGGAGCGATTGTTCTCGTCCATGGAACGGGAGAGCATCATAGACGCTATGAGCATGTAGCGGCTTATTTCAATCAGGCGGGCTGGGACGTATATGCGGAAGATTTGCCGGGCTGGGGGCGCTCTCCAGGGAGACGGGGGCATATTCAATCCTTCGAAGACTATTTGTCCCGTGTACGTGAGTGGACGAGTACCGCTCTTGCCGATACGTTAGGAGAGAAGCCTGTATTGTTAATGGGGCATAGTCTGGGGGGGCTCATCGCGACTCGCTTTATTCAGACGGATGAACGGAGCAAAGAGCTGGCGGGGTTAATTCTCACATCTCCGTGCTTGAAACTGAAACTGACTGTACCGGCGTGGAAGGAGCAATTGGCACAATTTCTCGATCGGGTCTGGCCAACACTTGTCATGCCGAATGGAATCACTCCCGACATGGTATCGCGTGACGAAGCTGTTCAGGCTGCTTATCAGAACGATCCGCTCAATTATTCCAAGGTAAGTGTCAGATGGTTCACAGAATTGAACCGTTCTATGGAAAAGGCGTGGGAGGAAAGAAATCGAATCAAGCATCCTGTCCTTGTTTTACAGGCTGGTGCTGATACATTGGTAGATGCGGATGCAGTGGAACAGTTTACCGTGGGCCTTCCAGACAGACAAACGTTTGAACGATTCGCGGGCTTGCGGCACGAAATTTTGAATGAGCCTGAAAAGGAAGAAGTCTTGCAAAAAATCGTGAACTGGCTGAATGAGAATATTCCGCATTAA
- a CDS encoding DUF3055 domain-containing protein: protein MEHYDHLYDVSENANVRFLGFISEGTRYDFGMVFTHKFYGKPLVICMQTGQSTLLSSEDAVNPGYLQKIFRLDSENEAVALAEFFQEHLPSIPFEENQY from the coding sequence ATGGAGCACTACGACCACTTATACGACGTTTCGGAGAATGCTAATGTACGTTTCCTTGGCTTTATTTCAGAGGGAACACGCTACGACTTTGGCATGGTTTTTACACACAAGTTTTATGGGAAGCCGTTGGTGATCTGTATGCAGACAGGGCAATCGACTCTTCTCAGTTCGGAAGATGCGGTGAATCCAGGATACCTGCAAAAAATTTTCAGGCTGGATTCAGAGAACGAGGCAGTCGCGCTTGCTGAGTTTTTTCAGGAACATTTACCATCCATTCCATTTGAAGAAAATCAGTATTAG
- a CDS encoding MarR family winged helix-turn-helix transcriptional regulator, translating to MQEASIRHVFEALNTMRAIDVVNKEDWERAAKEAELDSSVQLNILWIIYCYEGVRVTQIADWTFWHPSSIVIHIKKLMEKGMVTIEKSELDGRVVHVYPTEKGKEVLEASRRSVPDIFRLTYALEKMEERYSTAVVELFFECLSFVAQSLHGAEKVRWIQEGEDRVINPTRLVNDAIWVAKT from the coding sequence ATGCAGGAGGCCTCAATTAGACACGTATTCGAAGCTTTAAACACCATGCGCGCCATCGATGTGGTGAACAAAGAAGACTGGGAGCGGGCAGCGAAGGAAGCCGAATTGGATTCCTCTGTACAGTTAAACATTCTCTGGATCATCTACTGTTATGAAGGTGTACGCGTCACGCAAATTGCAGATTGGACCTTCTGGCATCCCTCATCGATTGTCATTCATATCAAGAAATTAATGGAGAAAGGCATGGTGACGATCGAAAAGTCGGAGTTGGATGGGCGTGTGGTTCACGTATACCCGACTGAAAAAGGCAAAGAAGTATTGGAAGCCAGTCGAAGAAGTGTACCAGATATTTTTAGATTGACGTATGCATTGGAGAAAATGGAGGAACGATACAGTACAGCAGTAGTTGAACTGTTCTTTGAATGTCTCTCCTTTGTCGCGCAATCGTTGCATGGTGCAGAAAAAGTGAGATGGATTCAAGAAGGGGAAGACAGGGTCATTAACCCAACGCGTCTGGTAAATGATGCTATTTGGGTGGCAAAAACGTGA
- a CDS encoding DUF1885 family protein yields the protein MKLQSAYIYFVDGSTAASVSIDDVKAKFTRYVDMTSKTGKQLGWSYADAAFPYTLEERPEGVDSWFLLKGKDPNMYKAIVVGVGSKNENGSEKHYIQVSLPESATHGDKNKANEYCRYLARDYKAELHLFNKRIQYFQPRKP from the coding sequence GTGAAACTTCAATCCGCCTACATCTATTTCGTTGATGGTTCTACCGCAGCATCTGTAAGTATTGATGACGTGAAAGCCAAGTTTACGCGATACGTTGACATGACCTCAAAAACAGGAAAGCAATTGGGCTGGAGCTATGCTGACGCCGCTTTCCCTTACACCCTAGAAGAACGCCCTGAAGGAGTCGACTCGTGGTTCCTTCTCAAAGGAAAAGATCCAAACATGTACAAAGCTATCGTTGTTGGCGTCGGGAGCAAAAATGAAAACGGTTCCGAGAAGCACTACATACAAGTGTCCCTCCCTGAATCGGCCACGCACGGCGATAAAAACAAGGCAAATGAATACTGTCGATACTTGGCACGTGATTATAAAGCAGAGCTCCACCTCTTCAACAAGCGCATTCAATACTTCCAACCTCGAAAGCCATAA
- a CDS encoding glycoside hydrolase family 73 protein, which translates to MDAQAFIQLVADHARKSYLNHRIFPSIIIAQAILESGWGKKVPVDPATGTFSYNLFGMKGTGPAGSVTIESKEVENGKTVTRTSQFRAYENYQQSMEDHAQFLRKPAYKNVLAAATPAQAAQALEEAGYATDPAYAEKLTRLIQTYNLSQYDPFAPEEPQSFPPWKLELGNRALQEGLLTSPEWLKKLDEPMPVWAVLAVALRLLDKQRENP; encoded by the coding sequence ATGGATGCGCAAGCATTTATTCAGTTGGTTGCTGACCACGCCAGAAAGTCTTATCTGAACCATCGTATATTCCCCTCCATTATCATAGCGCAAGCCATACTCGAGTCAGGTTGGGGTAAAAAAGTACCTGTTGACCCAGCCACTGGGACATTCTCGTACAACCTCTTTGGAATGAAAGGAACGGGACCTGCCGGCTCTGTCACCATCGAAAGCAAAGAGGTAGAAAACGGAAAGACAGTCACACGTACCTCCCAGTTCCGCGCTTACGAAAATTACCAGCAATCCATGGAAGACCATGCCCAGTTTTTACGTAAGCCCGCATACAAAAACGTGCTGGCAGCAGCTACTCCCGCACAAGCCGCACAGGCTTTAGAAGAAGCCGGCTACGCTACCGATCCTGCGTATGCAGAAAAGCTGACGCGCCTCATTCAAACGTACAACTTATCTCAGTACGATCCATTCGCCCCAGAAGAACCACAATCGTTTCCTCCCTGGAAATTGGAGCTGGGCAATCGTGCGTTACAAGAGGGCTTGCTGACCTCGCCTGAATGGCTGAAGAAGTTAGACGAACCAATGCCAGTATGGGCTGTTTTAGCGGTTGCCCTGCGACTGTTAGACAAACAGCGAGAGAACCCATAA
- a CDS encoding DUF4912 domain-containing protein, protein METNPPRSSTDVEGPSIRIAWKDEQSIQAEWSMTKEFEQEIERKFAIPFAELPFVLRLFDVTYRKEIRNDGTDLYTDFDINHRSSEWILYGVTQGLEYCVDLGIRMVDGRFYSLSRSQMI, encoded by the coding sequence ATGGAGACAAATCCCCCGCGATCGTCCACAGATGTAGAAGGCCCGAGTATACGCATTGCCTGGAAAGATGAGCAATCCATTCAGGCAGAGTGGAGCATGACGAAGGAGTTCGAGCAAGAAATAGAGCGAAAGTTTGCTATTCCGTTTGCTGAACTGCCTTTTGTCCTACGCCTTTTTGATGTGACGTACCGCAAAGAGATCCGAAATGATGGCACTGACCTTTATACTGATTTTGATATCAACCACCGTTCTTCCGAATGGATTTTGTACGGAGTGACGCAAGGATTGGAATATTGCGTCGATCTGGGAATTCGGATGGTGGACGGAAGGTTTTATTCGCTGTCCAGGTCTCAAATGATTTGA